From the genome of Candidatus Microthrix subdominans, one region includes:
- a CDS encoding inositol monophosphatase, protein MSHPGAGEANRPDAAVDSDELCTLALSAARLGARTASDAQAEIRRQGGARTTKSSETDLVTEADRATERVIRDALLDARPGDGFLGEESVSEWTDDPRGDADDRVVWVVDPIDGTTNYVYGQPDWGISVAATRGGRSLVGVVIAPRLDLEYVATLGGGATRNGERLVVAQSPPLSQALVATGFGYDPGRRGRQGAVATALLPQVRDLRRRGAAALDFCYVADGSVDAYYETGPHWWDFAAGSLVATEAGARVTAQPLVAGPTGGPLATTAEPTSGWFLLAAAPPLFGSLSDVLTRLGAAGG, encoded by the coding sequence GTGAGCCACCCCGGAGCCGGTGAGGCGAACCGACCGGACGCTGCCGTCGACTCCGACGAGTTGTGCACCCTGGCCCTTTCCGCCGCCCGCCTGGGAGCCCGCACGGCGTCGGACGCCCAGGCGGAAATACGCCGCCAAGGCGGGGCCAGAACGACCAAGTCGAGCGAGACCGACCTGGTGACCGAAGCCGACCGAGCGACCGAGCGGGTCATCCGCGATGCCCTGCTCGACGCCCGACCCGGGGACGGGTTTCTCGGCGAGGAGAGCGTCTCGGAGTGGACCGACGACCCTCGGGGCGACGCCGACGATCGGGTGGTGTGGGTGGTCGATCCGATCGACGGAACGACCAACTACGTCTACGGCCAGCCGGACTGGGGCATCTCGGTGGCGGCCACGCGCGGCGGGCGCAGCCTGGTGGGCGTCGTCATCGCGCCCCGCCTCGACCTCGAGTACGTCGCCACCCTCGGGGGCGGCGCCACCCGCAATGGCGAGCGGCTCGTCGTCGCCCAATCCCCGCCGCTGAGCCAGGCCCTGGTCGCAACCGGCTTCGGCTACGACCCTGGCCGCCGCGGCCGACAGGGGGCGGTGGCCACCGCTCTTCTGCCCCAGGTGCGCGACCTCCGGCGTCGGGGTGCGGCGGCGCTCGACTTTTGTTACGTCGCAGACGGCAGCGTCGACGCCTACTACGAGACCGGCCCGCACTGGTGGGACTTTGCCGCCGGGTCGTTGGTGGCCACCGAGGCCGGCGCCAGGGTGACCGCCCAGCCACTCGTTGCCGGGCCGACCGGCGGGCCGCTGGCGACCACGGCCGAGCCCACGTCCGGATGGTTCCTCCTCGCCGCAGCACCGCCGCTGTTCGGCTCGTTGAGCGACGTGCTCACCCGCCTGGGTGCCGCTGGGGGCTGA
- a CDS encoding HAMP domain-containing histidine kinase: protein MKRSGRRTDDRSGATPSGVDGDRAKGAKDHTEATTNASRSSTTDAKAGGPPLGGNVADDTSGVASTSRRQPGDSQLGLRARVTLAFTLGALVLSGIIGAATLNLTRRSLLADRERRTITRTTDSATTLDGLLQSQAADADLNPLLGDLQAQGPQFLMLKESSPSGNRMVRTYFTGDLSESDLPQSLITRSVWDSEAAVMRLEADGTMYTAVGVPLSGAKGAYFELNAIDDITSAVQSQTVILIIVGSITTMAGTALGWWASRRALRPLMMVGEAAGRIADGHLETRLDAADYAEDPELGPLVSSFNGMVEKLQARIDRDARFASDVSHELRSPLTTINASVDVLGRAADNLPERARTALNLLESDLVRFTQLVEDLLEISRFDAGAVRLDANEISVMGVVRRAVDAVAGEDTPVVADDELDALVVALDKVRVVRVLSNFMDNAIKYGEGVERVEVDRGDGTLSIAVIDSGPGVPAEERELIFERFSRGIQGGRRGAGSGVGLGLALVAEHARLMGGQVSVTERDDGKSGARFVLTLPETPPVDIESVVEL, encoded by the coding sequence GTGAAACGGTCGGGGCGGCGCACCGACGATCGCTCGGGTGCGACCCCTTCGGGCGTTGATGGCGATCGCGCCAAGGGCGCCAAGGACCACACCGAGGCAACCACCAACGCATCCCGATCGAGCACCACCGATGCCAAGGCGGGTGGACCCCCGCTCGGCGGCAACGTCGCCGACGACACCAGCGGGGTCGCGTCGACCTCGCGACGGCAGCCGGGCGACTCCCAGTTGGGCCTCCGTGCCAGGGTCACGCTGGCCTTCACCCTCGGCGCGCTCGTACTGTCCGGGATCATCGGTGCGGCCACGCTGAACCTCACCCGCCGTTCGCTGCTCGCCGATCGCGAACGACGCACGATCACGCGCACCACCGACAGCGCCACCACCCTGGACGGCCTGCTTCAGAGCCAGGCCGCCGACGCCGACCTCAACCCGTTGCTGGGCGACCTTCAGGCCCAGGGACCGCAGTTCCTGATGCTGAAGGAGTCGAGCCCGTCGGGCAATCGGATGGTACGCACCTACTTCACGGGCGACCTGTCCGAGTCCGACCTCCCCCAGAGCCTGATCACCCGTTCGGTCTGGGACTCCGAAGCGGCGGTCATGCGTCTCGAGGCCGACGGCACGATGTACACCGCTGTCGGCGTGCCCCTGAGCGGCGCCAAAGGCGCCTACTTCGAGCTCAACGCCATCGACGACATCACCTCGGCGGTGCAGTCACAAACGGTGATCCTGATCATCGTCGGCTCGATCACCACCATGGCGGGCACCGCTCTGGGCTGGTGGGCGAGCCGGCGGGCGCTGCGGCCGCTGATGATGGTCGGTGAGGCGGCCGGCCGCATCGCTGACGGGCACCTGGAAACGCGGTTGGACGCCGCCGATTACGCCGAGGACCCCGAGCTGGGCCCGCTGGTGTCGTCCTTCAACGGCATGGTCGAGAAGCTGCAGGCCCGCATCGACCGCGACGCCCGGTTCGCCTCCGACGTCAGCCACGAGCTGCGATCGCCCCTGACGACGATCAACGCGTCGGTCGATGTGCTCGGGCGGGCCGCCGACAACCTTCCCGAGCGGGCACGTACCGCGCTCAACCTGCTCGAATCCGACCTGGTTCGCTTCACCCAACTGGTCGAGGACCTGCTCGAGATTTCGCGTTTCGACGCCGGGGCCGTGCGTCTCGACGCCAACGAGATCAGCGTGATGGGCGTCGTCCGGCGGGCGGTCGATGCCGTAGCCGGCGAGGACACACCGGTTGTGGCCGATGACGAACTCGACGCGCTGGTGGTGGCGCTCGACAAGGTGCGGGTGGTCCGGGTGCTGTCCAACTTCATGGACAACGCCATCAAGTACGGCGAAGGGGTGGAGCGGGTGGAGGTCGACCGGGGCGACGGCACGCTGTCGATCGCCGTCATCGACAGCGGTCCCGGGGTGCCGGCGGAGGAGCGCGAGCTGATCTTCGAGCGCTTCAGCCGCGGTATCCAGGGTGGACGGCGCGGGGCGGGCAGCGGCGTCGGCCTCGGCCTGGCGCTCGTGGCCGAGCATGCCCGGCTGATGGGCGGTCAGGTGAGCGTCACCGAACGAGACGACGGCAAATCCGGCGCTCGATTCGTGCTGACCCTGCCCGAGACGCCGCCGGTCGACATCGAATCGGTGGTGGAATTGTGA
- a CDS encoding transglutaminase domain-containing protein: MSPSRSAAAPEAVGTARAENGERRPPGWWLPEVTLMMLTAATALSFSRLFSGWDWLPAVLLPALIVHASESIGRRLRLSVWIAPLLSAIAGLVAWANLTLPETVVAGLPTGETVSRFVELTGESFDSFRQLVAPAPAQPGFIAAASLVLVVVALYSDTAVHRGNVPVQAVTTHVGVFIFGATLARGPAQVFSAVVFTAALGAHLLAVRTVNNGRGRWRSGERSSGTWAAARLGAGVLVVAVLAGTLAHLAFTQDRTPVIDLTDLSSDRADRQVLSPLVSITDQLGPQSDDVMFTVETAEDRPSYWRLTALDTFESNVWSSTTAFEDVSGELPDVTTLPTRNQIDQTVAIDGLAGIWMPAASDPIEVASEIPVSFDEPSATLIIAEGDELPQGMTYAVRSAIPDVASPGKEVPGGDEIEAARALPEGLSPEVSEEAQRITGGAAGDVAKLQALQNDLRQGEYDTSADYRGSVDPTASFLRQRRGFCTQYASAFVLMARSIGLPSRMGVGFTPGNYDAANRTWTVTGRQAHAWPEVFLSEYGWVAFEPTPGRGNPVTEPVTGVPFEQDSGDGSPEPVAPATTAPPTTAPPTPDNTPADGTTPAQPEQQPLPMPETPTSTPWWLLGLFAAFALGAGAVAGRVAWVRNARQRRYRPEDPARVPAGAWTEVTDRLAMRRRDPRPSETAAEFARRMEGETGLATLRPLSELAAAGAFGDRAPEDTQAEEARRLADQASETVSSEWSRAERIRWSLGMAPRRSGRRRHSQG; the protein is encoded by the coding sequence ATGAGCCCAAGCCGCAGCGCCGCCGCCCCCGAGGCGGTGGGCACGGCCCGGGCCGAGAACGGCGAGCGCCGTCCGCCGGGATGGTGGCTGCCCGAGGTCACGCTGATGATGCTGACCGCAGCGACGGCGCTGAGCTTCTCCCGCCTGTTCTCCGGTTGGGACTGGTTGCCGGCGGTCCTGTTGCCGGCGCTGATCGTGCACGCCAGCGAGTCGATCGGCCGTCGTCTCCGGCTGTCGGTGTGGATCGCTCCCCTGCTGTCGGCCATCGCCGGACTGGTGGCATGGGCGAATCTCACCCTGCCCGAAACCGTCGTGGCCGGCCTTCCCACCGGCGAAACCGTGTCGCGGTTCGTCGAACTCACCGGGGAGTCCTTCGACAGCTTCCGCCAGCTCGTCGCCCCGGCCCCCGCCCAACCCGGCTTCATCGCCGCCGCCTCGCTGGTGCTGGTCGTCGTCGCCCTCTACTCGGACACCGCCGTCCACCGGGGCAACGTCCCGGTTCAGGCGGTCACCACCCACGTCGGCGTGTTCATCTTTGGGGCGACGCTGGCCCGGGGCCCTGCCCAAGTGTTCTCGGCGGTGGTGTTCACCGCTGCGCTGGGCGCCCACCTGCTCGCCGTTCGCACGGTCAACAACGGACGGGGCCGTTGGCGCAGCGGCGAGCGTTCCAGTGGCACCTGGGCTGCCGCCCGGCTCGGTGCGGGGGTGCTGGTGGTTGCGGTGCTCGCCGGCACGTTGGCCCACCTTGCCTTCACCCAGGACCGCACGCCGGTGATCGACCTCACCGACCTGTCGTCGGACCGCGCCGATCGTCAGGTGTTGTCCCCCCTGGTGTCGATCACCGACCAGCTGGGCCCCCAGAGCGACGACGTCATGTTCACCGTCGAGACCGCCGAGGACCGGCCCAGCTATTGGCGGCTGACCGCACTGGACACCTTCGAGTCCAACGTGTGGAGTTCGACCACCGCATTCGAGGACGTGTCCGGGGAGTTGCCCGACGTCACGACGCTTCCCACCCGCAACCAGATCGACCAGACCGTGGCGATCGATGGCCTGGCCGGCATCTGGATGCCCGCCGCCTCCGATCCGATCGAGGTTGCGTCCGAGATTCCGGTCAGCTTTGACGAGCCGTCGGCGACGCTGATCATCGCCGAGGGCGATGAGTTGCCTCAGGGCATGACCTACGCCGTCCGTTCGGCGATCCCCGACGTGGCCTCACCGGGTAAAGAGGTCCCCGGCGGCGACGAGATCGAGGCTGCGCGCGCCCTCCCCGAGGGCCTCAGCCCGGAGGTGAGCGAGGAGGCGCAGCGGATCACCGGCGGCGCCGCCGGTGACGTCGCCAAGTTGCAGGCGCTCCAGAACGATCTCCGCCAGGGCGAGTACGACACGTCGGCCGACTACCGGGGTTCCGTCGACCCCACCGCATCGTTCCTCCGTCAGCGGCGGGGGTTCTGCACCCAGTACGCCAGCGCCTTCGTGCTGATGGCCCGCTCCATCGGGCTCCCGTCCCGGATGGGGGTGGGCTTCACCCCGGGCAACTACGACGCTGCCAACCGGACCTGGACCGTCACCGGACGCCAGGCCCACGCCTGGCCCGAGGTGTTTCTGTCGGAGTACGGGTGGGTCGCCTTCGAGCCGACGCCCGGGCGTGGCAACCCGGTGACCGAACCGGTCACCGGCGTGCCGTTCGAACAAGACTCCGGCGACGGTTCGCCCGAGCCGGTCGCTCCGGCGACGACCGCCCCGCCGACGACCGCTCCGCCGACGCCGGACAACACCCCCGCCGACGGCACGACGCCGGCTCAGCCCGAACAGCAGCCGCTGCCGATGCCCGAGACGCCGACGAGCACCCCGTGGTGGCTGCTCGGGCTGTTCGCAGCGTTTGCCCTGGGAGCAGGTGCGGTCGCCGGCCGGGTCGCCTGGGTGCGCAACGCCCGCCAACGCCGCTACCGGCCCGAGGACCCCGCCCGGGTACCGGCCGGCGCCTGGACCGAGGTGACCGACCGATTGGCAATGCGACGTCGAGACCCCCGTCCCAGCGAGACCGCTGCCGAGTTTGCACGCCGGATGGAGGGCGAGACCGGTCTGGCCACCCTTCGCCCGCTGAGCGAGCTGGCCGCGGCCGGGGCGTTCGGCGATCGCGCCCCGGAGGACACCCAGGCCGAGGAGGCCCGCCGGCTGGCCGACCAGGCCTCGGAGACGGTCTCGTCGGAGTGGAGCCGGGCCGAGCGCATCCGCTGGAGCCTCGGAATGGCGCCTCGTCGCTCCGGGCGGCGCCGCCACTCGCAGGGCTGA
- the dinB gene encoding DNA polymerase IV codes for MSAEPHGGPAGQRGRTTPRWVLHADMDCFFAAVEVLRRPELAGRPVLVGGDGRRGVVAAASYEARATGVGSAMAMTEAMRRCPVAVVLPGDHDHYREVSGRLMAILRELSPLVEPLSLDEAFVELTGSERRLGDPIVTAARLRQRIHDEMGLWASVGLGPNKTIAKLASEAAKPSADPRGPIPGPGVVAVRPDEVIGFLERMPVRALPGVGPVAGEKLGRLGVRTIAELTEVGEGAVRRLFGAAGARQLIALAKGDDPRPVIADAPAKSISSERTFPTDRFAVGELSADLAAMSDHVAERLRAAGVTATTVQIKVRYGDFRTLTRAQRLDAPTDATVTVREVASALLDQLDLSVGVRLLGVGTTGLARGAPAQLRLDRLSDDDDRTLDRTVDDVRRRFGRDAIGPTRLVEDPAAPRVVSGPGVRDHGALNEKGVNGAAL; via the coding sequence ATGAGCGCTGAGCCGCACGGGGGCCCAGCCGGGCAGCGTGGGCGCACCACGCCTCGCTGGGTGCTGCACGCCGACATGGACTGCTTCTTTGCTGCGGTCGAGGTGTTGCGGCGGCCCGAGCTGGCGGGCCGGCCGGTGCTGGTCGGCGGCGATGGCCGTCGCGGCGTGGTCGCTGCGGCCTCCTACGAGGCCCGGGCCACCGGGGTCGGCTCGGCGATGGCGATGACCGAAGCCATGCGCCGCTGCCCGGTGGCGGTGGTCCTGCCCGGTGATCACGACCACTACCGCGAGGTGTCGGGTCGTCTGATGGCGATCCTCCGGGAGCTGAGCCCGCTCGTCGAGCCACTGTCCCTCGACGAGGCGTTTGTCGAACTCACCGGCAGCGAGCGGCGCCTCGGCGACCCCATCGTCACCGCCGCCCGGCTTCGTCAGCGCATCCACGACGAGATGGGCCTGTGGGCGTCGGTCGGACTCGGTCCCAACAAGACGATCGCCAAGCTGGCGTCGGAGGCGGCCAAGCCCTCAGCGGATCCGCGCGGGCCGATCCCCGGGCCGGGCGTTGTCGCGGTGCGCCCCGACGAGGTGATCGGCTTTCTCGAGCGGATGCCGGTGCGGGCGCTGCCCGGGGTTGGGCCGGTCGCCGGCGAGAAGCTGGGTCGGTTGGGGGTGCGCACGATCGCCGAGCTGACCGAGGTGGGGGAGGGTGCGGTGCGGCGGCTGTTCGGCGCCGCCGGTGCTCGCCAGCTCATCGCCCTGGCCAAGGGCGATGATCCTCGCCCGGTCATCGCCGACGCGCCGGCCAAATCGATCAGCTCCGAGCGGACCTTTCCCACCGATCGCTTCGCCGTGGGGGAACTGTCGGCCGATCTGGCGGCGATGTCGGATCACGTCGCGGAGCGACTGCGGGCTGCCGGGGTGACCGCAACGACGGTGCAGATCAAGGTGCGCTACGGCGATTTCCGCACCCTCACGCGGGCGCAACGCTTGGACGCGCCCACCGACGCCACCGTCACGGTGCGGGAGGTGGCCTCGGCGTTGCTCGACCAGCTCGACCTGAGCGTCGGCGTTCGCTTGCTCGGCGTGGGGACGACCGGCCTCGCCCGGGGTGCCCCTGCGCAGCTCCGCCTCGATAGGCTGTCCGACGATGACGATCGAACCCTCGACCGCACCGTCGATGATGTCCGCCGCCGTTTTGGCCGTGACGCCATCGGGCCGACCCGCCTGGTCGAGGACCCGGCCGCTCCGCGCGTTGTGAGCGGCCCCGGGGTGCGCGATCATGGTGCCTTGAACGAGAAGGGGGTCAACGGTGCCGCTCTCTGA
- a CDS encoding MoxR family ATPase — protein sequence MSAFAQRFSQLCDNVNQVVSGKAEVVELLVTGLLSGGHILLEDVPGVGKTLLAKAMAASVHGEFGRLQFTPDLLPADVVGTSVWNSADGTFSFRPGPVFANFVLADEVNRASPKTQSALLEAMAEEQVTVDGTTNPLPEVFMVIATQNPMEHHGTFPLPESQLDRFLMRLSVGYPSRTDELSLLAGGDRTRLLADLRPVMDIDALSNMTRFAETIHVAGPIGEYMVDLAQATRSHRSIALGASPRAVLGLQSAAKVRAAKEARGYVMPDDVKALFGLVMAHRMVLTGEAMSAGIQPENTLDEILATVPAPRPG from the coding sequence GTGAGCGCGTTCGCCCAACGTTTTTCGCAGTTGTGCGACAACGTCAACCAGGTGGTGTCGGGCAAGGCCGAGGTGGTGGAGCTGCTCGTGACCGGCCTGCTCTCCGGCGGGCACATCCTGTTGGAGGACGTGCCCGGCGTCGGCAAGACGCTGCTGGCCAAGGCGATGGCCGCCTCGGTCCACGGCGAGTTCGGCCGCCTGCAGTTCACCCCCGACCTGCTGCCCGCCGACGTGGTGGGCACCTCGGTGTGGAACTCCGCCGACGGCACGTTCTCGTTTCGGCCCGGCCCGGTGTTCGCCAACTTCGTGCTCGCCGACGAGGTCAACCGGGCGTCGCCCAAGACCCAGTCGGCCCTGCTCGAGGCAATGGCCGAGGAGCAGGTGACCGTCGACGGCACCACCAACCCCCTCCCCGAGGTGTTCATGGTGATCGCCACCCAGAACCCGATGGAGCACCACGGCACGTTCCCGTTGCCCGAGAGCCAGCTCGACCGGTTTCTCATGCGCCTCAGCGTCGGCTACCCGTCACGAACCGACGAGCTGTCGCTGCTCGCCGGCGGCGACCGCACCCGCCTGCTCGCCGACCTGCGTCCAGTGATGGACATCGATGCGCTGTCGAACATGACCCGCTTCGCCGAGACGATCCACGTTGCCGGGCCGATCGGCGAGTACATGGTCGACCTGGCCCAGGCGACGCGCTCCCATCGATCGATCGCGCTGGGCGCCTCCCCGCGCGCGGTCCTCGGGTTGCAATCGGCGGCCAAGGTGAGGGCGGCCAAGGAAGCTCGGGGCTATGTCATGCCCGACGATGTCAAGGCTCTGTTCGGCCTGGTGATGGCCCACCGCATGGTGCTCACCGGCGAGGCGATGTCGGCGGGCATCCAACCGGAGAACACCCTCGACGAGATCCTGGCCACGGTCCCCGCACCGCGGCCCGGCTGA
- a CDS encoding response regulator transcription factor — protein sequence MSTRILTVEDDERIRTAVKLALEDEGWEVVEAATGEAAIDAFRSNPTDVVLIDIMLPGVDGFEVCRAVRRQSDVPIIMVTARADTHDVVAGLEAGADDYLTKPFVPKELSARIRALLRRVRSGDSLQHRMRFGDLEIVPDEGVVTLADETIHLTKTEFRLLVELASSPGRIFSREDLLEKVWGHGYLADSRLVDVHVRRLRTKVEADPGNPRHVLTVRGLGYKLAA from the coding sequence TTGAGCACCCGAATCCTGACCGTCGAGGACGACGAACGCATCCGCACCGCCGTGAAGCTGGCCCTCGAGGACGAGGGGTGGGAGGTGGTCGAAGCGGCCACCGGCGAGGCGGCGATCGACGCTTTCCGTTCCAACCCCACCGATGTCGTGTTGATCGACATCATGTTGCCCGGCGTCGACGGCTTCGAGGTGTGCCGCGCCGTACGTCGACAAAGTGACGTGCCGATCATCATGGTGACCGCCCGCGCCGACACCCACGACGTGGTCGCCGGGCTCGAGGCCGGTGCGGATGACTACCTGACCAAGCCGTTCGTGCCCAAGGAACTGTCGGCTCGCATTCGCGCCCTGTTGCGACGGGTGCGCTCCGGCGACTCGCTCCAGCACCGCATGCGCTTCGGCGACCTGGAGATTGTGCCCGACGAGGGCGTGGTCACCTTGGCCGACGAGACGATCCACCTCACCAAGACCGAGTTTCGGTTGCTGGTCGAACTCGCCAGCTCGCCCGGCAGGATCTTTTCGCGCGAGGACCTGCTCGAGAAGGTCTGGGGCCACGGTTACCTCGCCGACAGCCGGCTGGTCGACGTCCACGTGCGCCGGCTGCGCACCAAGGTGGAGGCCGATCCGGGCAACCCTCGGCACGTGTTGACCGTGCGCGGCCTGGGCTACAAGCTGGCGGCGTGA
- a CDS encoding DUF58 domain-containing protein, with the protein MATYSRSGVLTPTRSGWALIALVAVLVPASIVFSYPELWVATFTLVVALAVSVLVVMRSGSLTLQRVAPTAVTNGDAVEQMVLVVNGGRFSGLVSLRDRIAEPMHPAGERTDPVRLSPLGAGERRRLRTVVPTTGRGVLRLGPAQLAKQDPFGLFERALAPQAEASVLVRPRIHRLTGLPGGGRQHDRHHALLMTPTQAPEDFVGLRPYQAGDDIRHIHWPAVARSGNLMVRQFERPDESHVAVVLDGRASRQSVSSFERAVEAAASVLTAVVADRPVRLLSTAGLDTRTLSDASSLGPVMDRLATVAIGPEANLSSVARTLADDATGLIVVCGTTLSADDRRLLTNGDSSRMLVSIDCSATEAQPGVVPFGSGIELATTWSEAWAEELAQRLRFGGAPLRSSGSVQPGGPQR; encoded by the coding sequence GTGGCCACCTACTCCCGTTCGGGCGTGCTCACGCCCACTCGATCCGGCTGGGCGCTGATCGCCCTGGTCGCCGTGTTGGTCCCGGCCTCGATCGTGTTCTCCTACCCCGAGCTGTGGGTGGCCACCTTCACCCTGGTGGTCGCCCTTGCCGTCTCGGTGCTGGTGGTCATGCGCTCCGGGTCGCTCACCCTGCAACGGGTGGCGCCAACGGCGGTCACCAACGGCGACGCAGTCGAACAGATGGTGCTGGTCGTCAACGGCGGCCGGTTCAGCGGCCTGGTGTCGCTGCGGGATCGGATCGCCGAGCCGATGCATCCCGCCGGCGAGCGCACCGACCCCGTGCGCCTCTCGCCCTTGGGGGCGGGCGAACGCCGCCGCCTGAGGACCGTCGTGCCGACCACGGGGCGCGGTGTGCTTCGCCTCGGCCCCGCCCAGCTGGCCAAGCAGGACCCGTTCGGGTTGTTCGAGCGGGCGCTCGCCCCGCAGGCCGAGGCCAGCGTGTTGGTGCGCCCGCGCATCCACCGGCTGACCGGCCTGCCCGGTGGCGGGCGTCAACACGACCGCCACCACGCACTGCTGATGACGCCCACGCAGGCGCCGGAGGATTTTGTCGGGCTCCGGCCGTACCAAGCCGGCGACGACATCCGCCACATCCACTGGCCCGCCGTCGCCCGCAGCGGCAACCTGATGGTCCGCCAGTTTGAGCGGCCCGATGAGAGCCACGTGGCGGTCGTACTCGACGGCCGGGCGTCCCGCCAGAGCGTCAGCTCGTTCGAGCGGGCGGTCGAGGCGGCGGCCAGCGTGCTCACCGCGGTGGTCGCCGACCGTCCGGTGCGGCTGCTCAGCACCGCCGGCCTCGACACCCGGACGCTGTCCGACGCCTCCAGTTTGGGACCGGTGATGGACCGCTTGGCGACGGTGGCGATCGGCCCCGAGGCCAACCTGTCGTCGGTGGCCCGCACGCTGGCCGACGACGCCACCGGGTTGATCGTCGTGTGCGGGACCACCCTGAGCGCCGATGATCGCCGGCTGCTGACCAACGGCGACAGCTCCCGCATGCTGGTATCGATCGACTGCTCGGCGACCGAGGCGCAGCCGGGCGTCGTGCCCTTTGGATCCGGCATCGAGCTGGCGACCACCTGGTCGGAGGCATGGGCCGAGGAGCTGGCACAACGCCTGCGCTTCGGCGGGGCGCCGCTGCGTTCAAGCGGGTCGGTCCAACCGGGCGGGCCGCAGCGATGA
- a CDS encoding DUF3040 domain-containing protein, translated as MPLSEDEQRILREIEDRLYESDPALANEVRTRTVHTAVLRRIRLAAVGMVVSLALTIFLLSVHFLLAFVGFLVTFALGAVIESGIRQLGQDGMGELFSQVTGFTGVRRPEASTSADAGDDS; from the coding sequence GTGCCGCTCTCTGAAGACGAACAGCGCATCCTCCGGGAAATCGAGGACCGCCTCTACGAGTCCGACCCCGCGCTGGCCAACGAGGTGCGGACGCGCACCGTTCACACCGCGGTGCTGCGGCGCATCCGCTTGGCGGCGGTCGGCATGGTCGTCTCGCTCGCCCTGACCATCTTCTTGTTGTCGGTGCATTTCCTGTTGGCCTTTGTCGGATTTCTGGTCACCTTCGCCCTCGGCGCGGTGATCGAGTCCGGCATCCGGCAGCTGGGCCAGGATGGCATGGGCGAGTTGTTCAGCCAGGTGACCGGGTTTACCGGCGTTCGCCGCCCGGAAGCCTCGACCAGCGCCGACGCCGGCGACGACAGCTGA
- a CDS encoding NUDIX hydrolase: MSVSPDTPQPVRHWTVGGAVIEGPDGVLLVRNRRQGGVVDWSPPGGVIDVGEELVEGLSREVTEETGLVVPSWRGPLYEIRCSAPQLGWELRVVAYGAEHPGGELSFDDPDGIVETGEWFRAERSHEPLVDSPPWVREPLVEFLTHRWADTRRFSYLIEGDRRADLRVTRTDPDER; encoded by the coding sequence GTGAGCGTTTCGCCCGACACCCCTCAGCCCGTGCGGCACTGGACGGTGGGCGGAGCGGTGATCGAAGGCCCGGATGGGGTTCTGCTCGTCCGCAACCGCCGCCAGGGCGGCGTGGTCGACTGGTCGCCGCCCGGCGGGGTGATCGACGTTGGTGAGGAACTGGTCGAGGGGTTGAGTCGCGAGGTGACCGAGGAGACCGGCCTGGTCGTGCCCAGTTGGCGGGGACCGCTCTATGAGATCCGCTGTAGCGCTCCTCAGTTGGGCTGGGAACTGCGCGTCGTCGCCTACGGCGCCGAGCATCCCGGCGGTGAACTGTCCTTCGACGACCCGGACGGCATCGTGGAAACCGGTGAGTGGTTTCGTGCCGAGCGCTCCCACGAGCCGCTGGTCGACTCCCCGCCGTGGGTGCGCGAGCCGCTCGTCGAGTTTCTGACGCACCGCTGGGCGGATACCCGCCGGTTCTCCTACCTGATCGAGGGCGACCGTCGGGCCGACCTGCGGGTCACGCGTACCGATCCAGATGAGCGCTGA